A portion of the Poecilia reticulata strain Guanapo linkage group LG23, Guppy_female_1.0+MT, whole genome shotgun sequence genome contains these proteins:
- the LOC103459627 gene encoding cAMP-regulated D2 protein produces MESQQCLLLLLTAVTLRPCPGEPRGNDDGVDPISLLRNIYGGLLVRAEPFVRDSELKELRRPVDPAVTQQTEGRAGADGPVAFTKNGQIKGVTVDKALVFYGVRYADPPVGAYRWKPPRPVSPWPGVYDASFPRPACMQVCRGSNSSECPKMVSEDCLYLNIFVPLDLNFTSPLWRPLPVMVWIHGGDFIAGSASKPVYDGRFISNFTRTVVVNVEYRLGAFGFLVSGKDPLSSTTGNYGILDQQAALFWVQQNIAAFGGDPSKVTIFGESAGAQSVSLHLMIHSSKPLFKQAVLQSLPFSIPLKTRHDALRLGKDFAKETNCSASDFVCLLSLAPQAVLAAQMKTISKVVNPFRFLEVFETWGPHIDGELITEQAITAFQKGDWQKEKALLLGTTSEEGVLFVYGVFAKPVSVVEATVYIAAIFKQHSLRILHKYLPLYKEADRRNMLTQIVTDYVFLCPSRRSARAGTAAGGHVWMYVFDHVSSDRSVWSGLTFCYEHVCHGAELPFLFDSAPVANYSLTLPEKLLSNRMLCYWGAFAHTGDPSSRVQQTVFCREQRLPVWPRYSDTSGWLVMNLTVRLHAQVGTRNHICDFWDQLGIY; encoded by the exons ATGGAGAGCCAGCagtgtctgctgctgctgctgacagcAGTTACTTTAAGGCCTTGCCCTGGAGAGCCAAGGGGAAATGATGATGGCGTCGACCCCATCAGCCTTCTGAGAAATATTTACGGCGGGCTGCTGGTGAGGGCCGAGCCGTTCGTCAGGGACTCTGAGCTTAAAGAGCTGAGGCGCCCAGTGGACCCTGCAGTCACACAGCAAACTGAGGGCAGAGCCGGCGCCGATGGGCCAGTGGCGTTTACCAAAAACGGGCAGATCAAGGGCGTTACTGTGGATAAGGCCCTCGTATTCTACGGGGTGCGGTATGCAGACCCTCCAGTCGGTGCCTACCGCTGGAAACCCCCGAGACCTGTGAGCCCGTGGCCTGGGGTCTATGATGCGTCGTTCCCTCGGCCAGCGTGCATGCAGGTCTGCAGAGGATCCAACTCCTCGGAGTGTCCGAAGATG GTCAGCGAGGACTGCCTCTACCTCAACATCTTCGTGCCTCTGGATCTCAACTTCACCTCCCCTCTGTGGCGCCCCCTGCCTGTCATGGTGTGGATCCACGGGGGCGACTTCATAGCCGGCTCGGCCTCCAAGCCCGTGTATGACGGACGCTTCATCAGCAACTTCACTCGCACGGTTGTTGTGAACGTGGAGTACCGACTAG GGGCGTTTGGATTCCTGGTGTCGGGTAAAGATCCTCTGTCCTCCACTACGGGGAATTATGGGATCCTGGACCAGCAGGCGGCGCTCTTCTGGGTGCAGCAAAACATTGCAGCGTTTGGGGGCGACCCCAGCAAG GTTACGATATTTGGAGAGAGTGCCGGCGCTCAGTCGGTGAGTCTTCACTTGATGATCCACAGCAGCAAACCTCTGTTCAAACAGGCCGTCCTGCAGAGCCTGCCCTTTTCCATCCCACTCAAGACCAG ACATGACGCCCTGAGGCTGGGGAAAGACTTCGCTAAAGAGACCAACTGCTCGGCGAGCGACTTCGTCTGCCTGCTGTCTCTCGCTCCGCAGGCCGTCCTGGCTGCACAGATGAAAACAA TTTCTAAGGTCGTGAACCCGTTCAGGTTCCTGGAGGTTTTCGAGACGTGGGGCCCGCACATCGACGGAGAGCTGATTACAGAGCAGGCCATCACCGCCTTCCAGAAGGGCGACTGGCAAAAAGAGAAGGCGTTGCTGCTCG GAACGACCTCGGAAGAAGGAGTGCTGTTTGTTTACGGCGTCTTCGCCAAGCCGGTGTCTGTTGTGGAGGCCACCGTGTACATCGCAGCCATCTTTAAGCAGCACTCTCTGAGGATCCTCCACAAATACCTGCCGCTCTACAAGGAGGCTGACCGCAGAAACATGCTGACACAG ATCGTCACCGATTACGTCTTCCTGTGTCCTTCCAGGAGGTCGGCGCGTGCTGGAACAGCCGCTGGCGGTCATGTATGGATGTACGTGTTTGACCATGTGTCCTCAGACCGCAGCGTCTGGTCCGGTCTCACCTTCTGCTACGAGCACGTCTGCCACGGGGCGGAGCTGCCCTTTCTCTTTGACTCTGCCCCGGTGGCCAACTACTCCCTGACCCTGCCTGAAAAGCTCCTATCTAACCGGATGCTGTGCTACTGGGGGGCTTTTGCCCACACTGGTGACCCATCATCAAGGGTTCAGCAGACGGTTTTCTGTCGTGAGCAGCGTCTTCCCGTTTGGCCACGTTATTCCGACACCAGCGGCTGGCTCGTCATGAACCTGACGGTGCGGTTGCATGCGCAAGTCGGAACCAGAAACCATATATGTGACTTCTGGGACCAGCTGGGCATCTACTAG